Proteins co-encoded in one Bacillus infantis NRRL B-14911 genomic window:
- a CDS encoding DUF6944 family repetitive protein, translating to MKNQKKEIAGAWTQAAGTIIAAIGTSEWLVLDDSAAEALIIIGNELQAAGSALEADGQDRPSLEKIGNELQAAGNLSVIAGLVLDPGEESELKLVITGNLIQALGSLTVLGDELNDPTAEGRTFQIIGSFLQAIGNSLQAFGTLLFLSTFLTHPDAAVRNDGKSLDTSGSWIQAAGSVLSALGQTQEELSEISSKGEQEFKGFALLNKQHKYN from the coding sequence ATGAAAAATCAAAAAAAGGAGATTGCCGGTGCCTGGACACAGGCTGCCGGGACGATCATAGCCGCGATTGGTACGTCTGAATGGCTTGTTCTGGATGACAGCGCCGCCGAGGCACTGATTATTATAGGCAATGAATTGCAGGCTGCAGGAAGCGCTTTGGAGGCGGACGGACAAGACCGTCCTTCCTTGGAGAAAATAGGCAATGAACTGCAGGCGGCCGGCAATTTATCCGTAATTGCCGGACTAGTCTTAGATCCCGGAGAAGAAAGCGAGTTAAAGCTGGTCATTACAGGAAATCTGATTCAGGCACTCGGATCTCTTACTGTGCTTGGGGACGAACTGAATGATCCGACAGCAGAAGGGAGAACCTTTCAAATCATCGGCAGTTTCCTGCAGGCTATCGGCAATTCCCTTCAGGCCTTCGGCACATTGCTTTTCCTCAGCACCTTTCTAACACATCCGGACGCAGCAGTGAGGAATGACGGCAAATCGCTCGATACATCAGGAAGCTGGATTCAGGCTGCCGGTTCTGTTCTTTCAGCATTGGGGCAGACGCAGGAAGAGCTGTCTGAAATCTCATCAAAAGGCGAACAGGAATTTAAGGGTTTTGCCTTACTAAATAAACAGCATAAGTATAACTGA
- a CDS encoding DUF2161 domain-containing phosphodiesterase, whose protein sequence is MKNTNLKRYEADLYRPIQKHFSALGYEVYGEVHDCDVVAVKEEELIIVELKLNLTVELLVQAAKRQKLSDQVYIAIPKPKYRMRSKKWNDISHLIRRLELGLILVSFQAGSAKMEIQIEPGAFDRKKSSRLNKKRKDKLLSEISGRNGFYNVGGVTQTKIMTAYKENCIHIACCLKRFGPLSPKKLREMGTGDKTQSILHKNYYSWFERISRGTYSLTEKGRKELESHPDVAGYYSGGLSFVSEDSD, encoded by the coding sequence ATGAAAAACACAAATTTGAAAAGATATGAAGCAGATTTATACAGACCCATACAAAAGCATTTTTCTGCACTCGGCTACGAGGTTTATGGAGAAGTTCATGATTGTGATGTTGTGGCTGTGAAAGAAGAGGAGCTCATTATTGTTGAGCTGAAGCTCAATCTGACAGTCGAGCTGCTGGTGCAGGCGGCCAAAAGGCAAAAGCTGTCCGACCAGGTGTATATCGCGATCCCAAAGCCAAAGTACAGGATGCGCTCGAAAAAGTGGAATGATATCAGCCACCTCATCCGGCGGCTTGAGCTCGGCCTTATCTTAGTTTCTTTCCAGGCGGGCTCCGCCAAAATGGAGATTCAGATTGAACCGGGAGCATTCGACCGCAAAAAAAGCTCCCGCCTCAACAAGAAAAGGAAGGATAAATTGCTTTCTGAAATCAGCGGGCGGAACGGATTCTATAATGTTGGAGGAGTCACCCAGACAAAGATCATGACCGCCTATAAAGAAAATTGCATCCACATCGCGTGCTGCCTGAAGCGCTTTGGCCCCTTGTCGCCAAAGAAGCTCCGCGAAATGGGCACCGGTGATAAAACCCAATCAATCCTTCATAAAAACTACTACAGCTGGTTTGAAAGGATCAGCCGCGGAACCTATTCCCTGACAGAAAAAGGGAGGAAGGAGCTTGAAAGTCATCCTGATGTAGCAGGGTATTATTCCGGGGGACTGAGTTTTGTAAGTGAAGATAGCGATTAG
- a CDS encoding amino acid permease has protein sequence MSSASCDPSSSGKGSKGGKEGNLKWWQLSLTGVGCTIGTGYFLASAIGIKITGPSIVFSFILAALGTYIVFNLLAKMTAKDPQEGSFCYYAKKAYGKWAGFSCGWNYWTSNILIMGSQLTALSILSRFWFPHVPLWVFAAGYAILSILVVLTGTKGFDKIEDILAVVKTAAIIMFIILAAAAMFGWLHSDADRPGIPDSAGAFFEDGFKGFWSSLIYAFYAYGGIEVIGLMAMQLKKKEDAPKAGSVMLILLASIYVISLGLAVAMVPIDAFHEKESPFITALSKNHLPFFPHVFNGAIIIAGFSTMTASLFGVTNLLVTLAKDGDAPAFFGKKIKKMKDLPLPSLGLASVGLLLSIITALLLPGKIYEYITTAAGILLLYNWFFIVISSFKLLKAKIWSKLMGSAALLLILAAVSGTLLEKNIRPGFFVSLGIIALIAIAVIIMKKKVWDSNPTENTG, from the coding sequence ATGAGCAGTGCTAGTTGTGATCCAAGCAGTTCAGGAAAAGGAAGCAAGGGAGGGAAGGAAGGAAATCTGAAATGGTGGCAGCTGTCCTTGACAGGGGTTGGCTGTACAATCGGGACAGGCTATTTCCTGGCCTCAGCCATCGGCATTAAGATTACTGGCCCTTCCATCGTCTTTTCGTTCATACTGGCTGCACTTGGAACTTATATTGTTTTTAACCTGCTTGCAAAGATGACTGCAAAAGACCCGCAGGAAGGTTCATTCTGCTATTACGCAAAAAAGGCTTATGGAAAATGGGCCGGCTTCAGCTGCGGATGGAATTATTGGACATCCAATATCCTGATCATGGGCAGCCAGCTGACAGCCTTGTCCATATTGTCGCGTTTCTGGTTCCCGCATGTGCCTTTATGGGTATTTGCAGCCGGCTATGCCATTTTGTCCATCCTTGTTGTACTGACTGGTACAAAAGGCTTTGATAAGATAGAGGATATCCTGGCAGTCGTAAAAACGGCAGCCATCATCATGTTCATCATTCTGGCGGCAGCCGCCATGTTCGGCTGGCTGCACAGCGATGCGGACCGCCCTGGGATCCCGGACTCTGCAGGTGCTTTTTTTGAAGACGGCTTTAAAGGCTTCTGGTCTTCCCTTATTTATGCTTTCTATGCCTATGGGGGGATTGAAGTCATCGGGCTGATGGCCATGCAGCTGAAAAAGAAGGAAGATGCACCAAAGGCGGGGAGTGTGATGCTGATCCTCCTGGCATCTATTTATGTGATCTCTCTGGGGCTTGCTGTCGCGATGGTGCCGATTGATGCTTTCCATGAGAAAGAAAGCCCGTTCATTACGGCTTTGTCGAAAAATCATCTGCCATTCTTTCCGCATGTTTTTAACGGGGCAATCATCATTGCCGGGTTTTCAACCATGACTGCTTCACTCTTCGGAGTGACCAATCTTCTTGTGACACTGGCTAAGGATGGGGATGCACCGGCTTTCTTCGGAAAAAAAATCAAGAAAATGAAGGATCTGCCCCTGCCATCCCTGGGGCTGGCTTCTGTCGGGCTGCTGTTATCCATTATCACCGCCCTGCTTTTGCCGGGTAAGATTTATGAGTATATTACAACAGCGGCAGGGATACTGCTTCTATATAACTGGTTTTTTATCGTCATTTCTTCATTTAAGCTTCTCAAAGCGAAGATTTGGAGTAAATTGATGGGTTCGGCGGCACTGCTGCTGATCCTGGCAGCCGTCAGCGGCACTCTGCTTGAAAAGAATATCCGTCCCGGATTTTTCGTTAGCCTGGGCATCATTGCTTTAATCGCCATTGCGGTGATAATAATGAAGAAAAAGGTCTGGGATTCAAATCCAACTGAAAATACCGGCTGA
- the trhA gene encoding PAQR family membrane homeostasis protein TrhA codes for MNSYIREPINGLTHLAGAILSFIGLLAMVIKASMVTSSAVAIASSIAFGVSMILLYSASATYHMVIAKDKVIAFLRRLDHSMIFVLIAGSYTPFCLVSLNGTTGWVIFSIVTLVAVCGVIFKMVWFNCPRWLSTVLYIAMGWIIVLAFSPLSEAMSFHGVFLLLLGGIFYTVGGIIYAVKPKFLEFKHMGFHEIFHVFIMMGSMAHFLSVYLYVL; via the coding sequence ATGAATTCTTATATCCGCGAGCCAATCAACGGGCTCACACATCTTGCAGGCGCCATCCTGTCGTTCATCGGTCTGCTGGCAATGGTCATCAAAGCCTCGATGGTCACATCATCTGCCGTTGCAATCGCATCCTCTATCGCCTTTGGCGTCAGCATGATCCTTTTGTATTCTGCTTCAGCCACGTATCATATGGTGATTGCGAAGGACAAGGTAATCGCTTTCCTGCGCAGGCTTGACCACTCAATGATCTTTGTTCTGATTGCCGGGTCTTATACTCCCTTCTGCCTAGTGAGCCTGAACGGGACGACAGGCTGGGTCATTTTTTCCATTGTCACCCTTGTAGCCGTCTGCGGCGTCATTTTCAAAATGGTGTGGTTCAATTGCCCAAGATGGCTTTCAACTGTCCTGTATATCGCAATGGGCTGGATCATTGTATTGGCTTTCTCGCCGCTTTCAGAAGCCATGTCCTTTCATGGCGTTTTCCTTCTATTGCTTGGTGGGATCTTCTACACGGTTGGAGGCATCATCTATGCAGTCAAGCCAAAGTTCCTGGAATTCAAACATATGGGCTTTCACGAAATTTTCCATGTCTTCATTATGATGGGCAGCATGGCCCACTTTCTCAGTGTTTACCTTTATGTGCTGTAA
- a CDS encoding DMT family transporter, protein MKEIMIGILASVFFAVTFILNRTMELAGGSWLWSSSLRFMFMVPFLVIIVALRGNGKQLWAEMRKHPFWWLLWSFFGFVLFYAPITYAASYGPGWLVAGSWQLTIVAGTLLAPLFTSGSIEGKRNKIPFRALCFSLIILAGVILIQLQKADTLSPAEMAAGILPVVVAAFAYPLGNRKMMELCGGRLDTFQRVLGMTMASLPFWLIIAGAGYASAGLPSSSQLLQTFIVAISSGVIATTLFFIATDRARHDQSRLAAVEATQSTQVLFVMAGEVLLFSAQSPDTLSSAGLLVIVIGMVLHSRFSQSKAKPSLAIPASPVKKQA, encoded by the coding sequence ATGAAAGAAATAATGATCGGCATTCTTGCTTCCGTGTTTTTTGCGGTCACATTCATTCTGAACAGAACGATGGAGCTTGCAGGCGGGAGCTGGCTTTGGAGCTCCTCCCTAAGATTTATGTTTATGGTTCCTTTTCTTGTCATCATTGTAGCTTTGCGCGGTAATGGAAAGCAGCTATGGGCAGAAATGAGGAAACATCCTTTCTGGTGGCTGTTGTGGAGCTTTTTTGGATTCGTCCTTTTTTATGCCCCCATCACCTATGCGGCAAGCTATGGGCCAGGCTGGCTTGTTGCCGGTTCCTGGCAGCTGACGATCGTCGCTGGCACCCTGCTTGCCCCCTTATTTACTTCAGGCAGCATTGAAGGAAAAAGAAATAAAATTCCCTTTAGGGCCCTTTGCTTTTCGCTTATCATACTGGCTGGTGTCATCCTGATCCAGCTTCAGAAAGCAGACACTTTGTCTCCTGCTGAAATGGCCGCAGGAATCCTGCCGGTCGTAGTGGCAGCCTTTGCCTACCCGCTCGGAAACCGGAAAATGATGGAGCTTTGCGGAGGAAGGCTTGATACCTTCCAAAGAGTGCTGGGCATGACAATGGCGAGCCTCCCTTTCTGGCTCATCATCGCAGGTGCCGGCTACGCAAGTGCCGGACTTCCTTCCTCAAGCCAGCTTTTGCAGACCTTCATTGTCGCCATTTCATCAGGCGTTATTGCGACAACCTTGTTTTTCATTGCAACTGACCGGGCGCGCCATGATCAATCAAGGCTTGCAGCAGTGGAAGCGACACAGTCGACACAGGTGCTGTTTGTGATGGCAGGTGAAGTTCTCCTGTTTTCTGCACAGTCTCCTGACACCCTTTCTTCAGCAGGACTGCTGGTCATTGTAATCGGAATGGTGCTGCACAGCCGGTTCTCGCAATCTAAGGCTAAGCCCTCTCTGGCAATTCCTGCTTCACCTGTTAAAAAACAGGCTTGA
- a CDS encoding bile acid:sodium symporter family protein has translation MLDKLNRFLQKFMPFMTPLAVLFGITFADQLHHLVFIVPWLFAFMTFSGSLGSSFSDLKKVILHPLPIIICLLLLHLVMPAAAFGAGALFFPDDDYTKTGLILSFVIPTGITSLVWVTLYRGKTFLTLCIILVDTMIAPFAVPFILHLFAGASVEMNAADMMGGLIWMIVLPSIAGMAANQLSKGTAPKKLNPFLSPFSKIGIGVVVAINSSAIAPYLETLSSKLGGIAAAVLMLSITAYLLGFLAGRVMKEETAGIISLTYNSGMRNISAGAVLAIAYFPAPVAVPVIMGMLFQQILAASAGSLLNRMNHQQREMPVTKAV, from the coding sequence ATGCTGGATAAGCTAAACCGATTTTTACAAAAATTCATGCCGTTCATGACGCCTCTGGCGGTCCTTTTCGGCATTACATTTGCAGATCAGCTTCATCATCTTGTCTTTATCGTGCCATGGCTATTTGCTTTCATGACATTTTCCGGAAGTCTCGGCTCAAGCTTCAGCGATTTGAAGAAGGTCATTTTGCATCCGCTTCCGATCATCATCTGCCTGCTGCTCCTTCACCTGGTGATGCCGGCAGCAGCATTTGGCGCTGGAGCCCTGTTTTTCCCGGATGATGACTACACTAAGACAGGTTTGATCCTTTCCTTTGTCATTCCAACCGGCATCACCAGCCTCGTCTGGGTGACTCTTTATAGAGGCAAGACCTTCTTGACTTTATGCATCATTCTTGTCGACACTATGATTGCCCCGTTTGCAGTGCCATTCATTCTGCATCTCTTTGCAGGTGCATCGGTAGAAATGAATGCGGCCGATATGATGGGAGGGCTGATTTGGATGATTGTGCTCCCGTCCATTGCGGGGATGGCAGCCAACCAGCTGTCTAAAGGCACAGCCCCAAAAAAATTGAATCCATTCCTATCACCGTTTTCCAAAATAGGCATCGGGGTGGTGGTCGCCATCAACAGTTCAGCGATTGCCCCGTATCTTGAGACTCTGTCCAGCAAACTGGGGGGGATAGCAGCTGCTGTCCTTATGCTTTCTATCACTGCTTACCTCCTTGGTTTTCTTGCAGGGAGGGTCATGAAAGAAGAAACAGCAGGAATTATCTCGCTTACCTATAACAGCGGCATGAGAAACATCAGTGCAGGTGCCGTTCTGGCCATTGCCTATTTTCCGGCCCCGGTCGCAGTTCCGGTTATCATGGGCATGCTGTTTCAGCAGATTCTGGCTGCTTCGGCCGGCAGCCTCCTTAACCGCATGAATCATCAACAGAGGGAGATGCCGGTTACTAAAGCCGTTTAG
- a CDS encoding DUF1836 domain-containing protein: MDKNNITELIESLGFERQLLPEELPSIDLYMDQVIQLFENTFGSATRNEGEKVLTKTMINNYAKGKLFTPVKNKKYSREQLMMISLIYQLKGSLSIQDIKQTLDGANNNALKGNLRIEEFYSSYLQLAEQNLAGFKEDVPLRRRLAREQAEELEAGSSELEQILLILSLVHMGNMYRRTAERLIDELGGNPPAPKG; the protein is encoded by the coding sequence ATGGATAAAAACAATATAACAGAACTGATCGAATCCCTTGGCTTTGAAAGGCAGCTTTTGCCTGAAGAGCTTCCAAGCATTGATCTGTATATGGATCAGGTGATCCAGCTTTTTGAGAACACATTTGGTTCAGCCACCCGCAATGAAGGGGAAAAGGTCCTCACCAAAACGATGATCAACAATTATGCCAAAGGAAAGCTGTTTACCCCGGTCAAAAATAAAAAATACTCCCGTGAACAGCTTATGATGATCAGCCTCATCTATCAGCTTAAAGGCTCCCTGTCCATCCAGGATATCAAACAGACCCTGGATGGGGCGAATAATAATGCATTGAAAGGGAATCTCCGGATCGAGGAATTTTACAGCAGCTATCTCCAGCTGGCAGAACAGAATCTGGCCGGCTTTAAAGAAGATGTCCCGCTCCGCCGCCGCTTGGCCCGCGAACAGGCAGAAGAGCTGGAAGCAGGAAGCAGCGAGCTTGAACAAATCCTCCTGATTCTCTCGCTCGTCCATATGGGCAATATGTATAGAAGGACAGCTGAAAGGCTGATCGATGAACTAGGCGGAAATCCTCCAGCCCCAAAAGGGTAA